Sequence from the Mycobacterium florentinum genome:
CGATGATCCAGAACGTCGTCGACCGCGCGAAGAAGAACGCGATCAAGGCGGTGCTGGAAACCGGCCAATCGGGCTTGCGGATTCAGCATCTGCTCGACTCGATCGTCGACGAGTTCGCCGAGAACGAGGACCTGCCCAACACCACCAACCCCGACGACTGGGCGCGGATCTCGGGCAAGAAGGGCGAGCGGATCGTGTACATCCGCACCCTGGTCACCGGCAAGTCGTCGAGCGCATCGCGCGCCATCGACACCGAATCGAACCTCGGCCAGTACCTCTAGGGACTCAATCCCTAAGCGGCTCAGTCGAATTCGAACGAGTAGCTGTTCGTCAGGTCGTCCTGCGTCACGCGGGCGGGGCGCGTCGTCGTGTCCACTCGCAGCGTTTCGGCCAGCACGCGCGGCTGATAGCTCCAACCCTGCGGCAGCGTGAGCCGGTCGGCCAGCCCGGCCAGCTCGGCCCGCGACAGGTTGGGGTCGGCGACCTGGCTCCAGGTCTGCATGACCCAGCGCTGGCCGTCGGGATCGATCAGCTCGTAGATCTCTTCGCCGGCGTTGAAGACGAAGACCGTATTGCGGGTCACTTCGTTGACGGTGTACGGCGCGGGGTTCATCGACGACAGCTGCACGGTGGCTTGCTTGATCATCTCGATCCCGCCGAACGTCATCCGCTCCTGCTGAGCGTCGGCCTCCTTTTCGATGGCATTCATCAGCCAGTAGCGCGGGCCGTTCAGCAAGGCCGCCGCGGCGCCGTGCTCCGCCGCGATGGCCTGCGGGTCGAGCTTGGACCACAGCTCGGCCGGGCAGTCGTTGAGCGGGAAGCTGTTGTAGACGGTGGCTTGTGGGCCGGATTCACCGACTTCCACGAGAAGCACTTCGCCGTAACGCTTTCCGGATAGGTCGGGCATTTGGTTACTCGCATTCTATCGTTGCGACATTGCCGAGATAGCGGTTGCGGGCCGCGAGAGCGGTGTGCAGGTCGTCGATCAGCGGGTCGAGGAACATGCCCCGGTATTCGTCGTCGTCGACCGCCCGCGCGCTGATGTACATGAACGTCAGCGCGCCCAGGAACAGGCACATGTGGATCAGTGAAACCGGCGCCGGGAACGTCATGCCGAACACGGTCGCGGTCATGTCCTGGTTGTGCGTCCACTCCTTGAGCAGCGGTGGCGTGAGGATGATGACGCCCAAAATGAGGTACATGGTGGCGCCGACGGAGGCCACCACCAGGATCTCGATGAGTTGCGAGGTCGCGAGCAAGAACACCACATTGAGGCGCTCCGTGCGCTTGAGCGGTGAGCCGGACACGGGGGCGTGCATGGCGGTGAACGGGGTGTCGACGAGGCTCTGGCTGCCCTCGGGCAGCGACGCCGTCGACTTCAGCAGCGGCCGCACCCGTTCCACCGTCTTGGATATCACGAACGCCCCCGCGATGCCCATCAGAAAAGTGATGGCCAGCGTCAGCCGCTCCCCGTTGATATTCGCTGCCATCAGCCAGACGTAGGTGTTGAAGAACACCAACGCGGTCAGCAGCACGATCGGCAGGGCCCGGATCGCCAGCGTGCCGACCGTCGAGAGGTGCTCGAACGTCATCCGCACCGCCCAGGCGAGCACCGACCCGACGCCGCAGCCGGTCAGCAGCAGCACCACGACCAGGATGACGGCGTCCCGGGTCAACTGGATCGGGCCGGATTCGATGACCCCGCAGGCGACCGCGAAGGCCAGCGAGGCGGTCGCCACGGCCGCGCGGGTGCCCCCGCTGGCGATCCGGGACACCAGCCAGCCGATCAGGGCGGCCAGCGGAAGTGCGAGGGCCAGCAACGCCAGGATCGCCCACTGGCGGCTGGTCGGCGTGCCGTTGATGAAGACCTCGTTGCCGTCGCTGATGACGTAGACGCCCAGCAGGCACGCTTCTACCGCCGCCCACGCGGAAAGCATCGGAGCGCACCGTGGCCAGAGCCGGCGCCATCGGCCCCGTCGGGTCAGCACCGACGGCAGGCCGCGCTCCAGGAACCACCGTTCGGCCGCTGCCGTCTTCTGAACGTCCGGCGTGCGGCGCTGAGTTAGACCCACACCGGGTCACCCTAGTGGCGCGGCAACCCGTGCGCTGGCTGTTTAGGCGCAGGTCAGGAATTGTTCTTCGGCACCACCGGCAATCTCTTCGAATTCTCTTTGCGCCGCAGGCTTTTCGACGATCTGCGGACGCTCGACGTCGGCGGTCACCTTGCCCCGGCGCGGGGCGCAACCTCACCCGGCCTACCCTTGACGCATGCAACGGATTATCGGGACGGAGGTCGAGTACGGCATTTCGTCGCCGTCCGACCCGACCGCCAACCCGATCCTTACTTCGACTCAGGCAGTGCTGGCCTACGCGGCCGCCGCCGGCATTCAGCGCGCCAAGCGCACCCGGTGGGACTACGAGGTGGAGTCGCCGCTGCGCGACGCCCGTGGCTTCGACCTGAGCCGCTCGGCCGGGCCGCCGCCGGTGGTCGACGCCGACGAGGTCGGCGCGGCAAACATGATCCTGACCAACGGGGCACGGCTCTATGTCGACCACGCGCACCCCGAGTACTCCGCGCCCGAGTGCACCGACCCGCTCGACGCGGTCATCTGGGACAAGGCCGGCGAGCGGGTGATGGAGGCCGCCGCGCGCCACGTCGCCAGCGTGCCCGGAGCCGCCAAGCTCCAGCTCTACAAGAACAATGTCGACGGCAAGGGCGCCTCGTACGGGTCGCACGAGAACTACCTGATGTCCCGACAGACGCCGTTTTCGGCCATCATCGCAGGTCTGACGCCGTTCTTTGTGTCCCGGCAGGTCGTCACCGGCTCCGGCCGGGTCGGCATCGGCCCCTCGGGTGACGAGCCCGGCTTCCAGCTCTCCCAGCGCTCCGACTACATCGAGGTCGAGGTCGGGCTGGAGACCACGCTCAAGCGCGGCATCATCAACACCCGCGACGAACCGCACGCCGACGCCGACCGGTATCGCCGGCTGCACGTGATCATCGGCGACGCCAACCTCGCCGAGACGTCGACCTACCTGAAGCTGGGCACCACGGCGCTGGTCCTGGATCTGATCGAAGAAGGCCCGCAGCACGGCATCGACCTCAGCGATCTCGCGCTGGCCCGGCCGGTGCATGCGGTCCATGCGATCAGTCGCGATCCGTCGCTGCGGGTGGCGGTGGCCCTGGCCGATGGCCGGGAGCTGACTGCGCTTGCGCTGCAACGGATCTACCTCGACCGGGTGGCCAAACTGGTCGACGGTCGCGACCCCGACCCGCGGGCAGCGCACGTTGTCGAGACCTGGGCGCACGTCCTGGATCTGCTCGAGCGCGACCCGATGGAATGCGCCGAGCTGCTGGACTGGCCGGCCAAGCTGCGCCTGCTCGAGGGTTTCCGGCAGCGGGAGAACCTGAGCTGGTCCGCGCCGCGACTGCACCTGGTGGACCTGCAGTATTCGGATGTCCGGCTGGACAAGGGCCTGTACAACCGGCTGGTCGCGCGTGGCTCGATGAAGCGTCTGGTCAGTGAACATCAGGTGATCGAGGCGGTGGACAACCCGCCGACCGACACCCGCGCGTATTTCCGCGGCGAATGCCTGCGCCGGTTCGGCGCCGACATCGCCGCGGCCAGTTGGGACTCGGTGATTTTCGATCTCGGTGGTGATTCGCTGGTGCGCATCCCGACGCTGGAGCCGCTGCGGGGCAGCAAGGCGCACGTCGGCGCGCTGCTGGACTCGGTCGACAGTGCCGTCGAACTGGTTGAACAACTGACGAGCTGAGCCTGGTTAACCGAAGAAGACCGGCGTTGACCGGTAGGGTAGAGGTACCAGCGGGCGGCTTAAGCGGCCAGTAAGCAAGCCCAGACAAAGCAGGAGGCGGCGATGGCGCAGGAGCAGACCAAACGTGGCGGTGGCGGCGGCGACGAAGATGACGTCGTTGGCACTACCGCTGCGGGCCAAGAGCGTCGCGAGAAACTGACCGAGGAAACCGACGATCTGCTCGACGAGATTGACGACGTCCTGGAGGAAAACGCCGAGGACTTCGTCCGCGCGTACGTCCAAAAGGGCGGACAGTGACCTGGCCTTTTCCCGATCGTCTGTCCACTAACTCGGCACTTCCCGGATTTTCCGCTGTAAATACGTCCTCTTTCGCCGATCTGTTGCGCCGCCAGGCGCCCGAATTACTCCCGGCTGTCCTGGGTGGCGGCGGTAGCCAATCCGGTGGTGACGGTGCGCATCTGCCGCACGGCACCACGATCGTGGCCCTGAAATACCCCGGCGGTGTCCTGATCGCCGGTGACCGGCGTTCGACGCAGGGCAACATGATCGCCGGCCGGGACGTCAAAAAGGTGTACATCACCGACGACTACACGGCGACCGGCATCGCCGGCACGGCCGCCATCGCCGTCGAATTCGCCCGCCTCTACGCCGTGGAGCTCGAGCACTACGAGAAGCTGGAAGGCGTGCCGCTCACGTTCGCCGGCAAGGTGAACCGGCTCGCGATCATGGTGCGCGGCAACCTTGCCGCCGCGATGCAGGGGCTGGTGGCCCTGCCGCTGCTGGCGGGCTACGACATCCACGCCGCCGACCCGGAAAGCGCCGGGCGCATAGTCTCGTTCGACGCCGCGGGCGGCTGGAACATCGAGGAAGAGGGCTACCAGTCGGTGGGGTCGGGATCGATCTTCGCGAAGTCTTCGATCAAGAAGTTGTACGCCCAAGTCACCGACGTCGATTCCGCGGTGCGGGTGGCCGTGGAGGCGTTGTACGACGCCGCCGACGACGATTCCGCCACCGGCGGACCGGATCTGGTGCGCGGGATCTTCCCGACGGCCGTCACCATCGGCGCCGAAGGCGCGGCCGAAGTCCCCGAGAGCCGCATCGCCGAGCTGGCCCGGGAGGTCATCCAAAGCCGCTCGCGCACCGACACTTTCGGCCCGGATGGCGGTGAGAAGTGAGCTTCCCGTATTTCATCTCGCCTGAGCAGGCGATGCGTGAGCGCAGCGAGCTCGCGCGCAAGGGCATCGCCCGGGGCCGCAGCGTCGTGGCGCTGGCCTACGCCGGTGGCGTGCTGTTCGTCGCGGAGAACCCGTCGCGGTCGCTGCAGAAGATCAGCGAACTCTACGACCGCGTGGGCTTCGCGGCCGCGGGCAAGTTCAACGAGTTCGACAATCTGCGGCGCGGCGGCATCCAGTTCGCCGACACCCGCGGCTACGCCTACGACCGCCGCGACGTCACCGGCCGGCAGCTGGCCAACGTCTACGCGCAGACCCTGGGCACCATCTTCACCGAGCAGGCCAAGCCCTACGAGGTGGAGTTGTGCGTCGCCGAGGTCGCGCACTACGGCGAGACCAAACCGCCTGAGTTGTACCGGATCACCTACGACGGTTCCATCGCCGACGAGCCGCACTTCGTGGTGATGGGCGGTACCACCGAGCCGATCGCCACCGCGCTCAAGGAGTCTTACGCCGAAAACGCCGACCTGCACGACGCTTTGGGGATCGCGTTGGAGGCGCTGCGGGCGGGCAGCCCCAACGGCGGCGACGAGCCTTCGCTGGATGTGGCCAGCCTCGAGGTCGCCATCCTGGACGCCAACCGGCCCCGGCGCGCGTTCCGGCGGATCGGCCGGTCCACCCTGGAAAACCTCCTGCAGGAGGTGGATTCGAAGGGCTCGAAATCCGATTCGGAGCCGTCGGATTCCGAAGGCGACACTTCGGATTAGACCCGCGGGCGCGGCTTGCTGACCGTCGCCCTGACACAACAAGTACCCTCGATGTTGTGCAGCGACGAATCATGGGCATCGAGACCGAGTTCGGTGTCACCTGCACGTTCCACGGCCATCGCCGCCTGTCTCCGGACGAGGTGGCCCGCTACCTTTTCCGCCGGGTGGTGTCGTGGGGCCGGAGCTCCAACGTCTTCCTTCGCAACGGCGCCCGACTGTACCTCGATGTGGGCAGCCACCCCGAGTACGCCACCGCCGAATGCGACAGCCTGGTGCAGCTGGTCACCCACGACCGGGCCGGGGAATGGGTGCTGGAAGACCTGCTGGTAGACGCCGAGCAGCGGC
This genomic interval carries:
- the dop gene encoding pup deamidase/depupylase, with the translated sequence MQRIIGTEVEYGISSPSDPTANPILTSTQAVLAYAAAAGIQRAKRTRWDYEVESPLRDARGFDLSRSAGPPPVVDADEVGAANMILTNGARLYVDHAHPEYSAPECTDPLDAVIWDKAGERVMEAAARHVASVPGAAKLQLYKNNVDGKGASYGSHENYLMSRQTPFSAIIAGLTPFFVSRQVVTGSGRVGIGPSGDEPGFQLSQRSDYIEVEVGLETTLKRGIINTRDEPHADADRYRRLHVIIGDANLAETSTYLKLGTTALVLDLIEEGPQHGIDLSDLALARPVHAVHAISRDPSLRVAVALADGRELTALALQRIYLDRVAKLVDGRDPDPRAAHVVETWAHVLDLLERDPMECAELLDWPAKLRLLEGFRQRENLSWSAPRLHLVDLQYSDVRLDKGLYNRLVARGSMKRLVSEHQVIEAVDNPPTDTRAYFRGECLRRFGADIAAASWDSVIFDLGGDSLVRIPTLEPLRGSKAHVGALLDSVDSAVELVEQLTS
- a CDS encoding ubiquitin-like protein Pup — its product is MAQEQTKRGGGGGDEDDVVGTTAAGQERREKLTEETDDLLDEIDDVLEENAEDFVRAYVQKGGQ
- the prcB gene encoding proteasome subunit beta, encoding MTWPFPDRLSTNSALPGFSAVNTSSFADLLRRQAPELLPAVLGGGGSQSGGDGAHLPHGTTIVALKYPGGVLIAGDRRSTQGNMIAGRDVKKVYITDDYTATGIAGTAAIAVEFARLYAVELEHYEKLEGVPLTFAGKVNRLAIMVRGNLAAAMQGLVALPLLAGYDIHAADPESAGRIVSFDAAGGWNIEEEGYQSVGSGSIFAKSSIKKLYAQVTDVDSAVRVAVEALYDAADDDSATGGPDLVRGIFPTAVTIGAEGAAEVPESRIAELAREVIQSRSRTDTFGPDGGEK
- the prcA gene encoding proteasome subunit alpha, which gives rise to MSFPYFISPEQAMRERSELARKGIARGRSVVALAYAGGVLFVAENPSRSLQKISELYDRVGFAAAGKFNEFDNLRRGGIQFADTRGYAYDRRDVTGRQLANVYAQTLGTIFTEQAKPYEVELCVAEVAHYGETKPPELYRITYDGSIADEPHFVVMGGTTEPIATALKESYAENADLHDALGIALEALRAGSPNGGDEPSLDVASLEVAILDANRPRRAFRRIGRSTLENLLQEVDSKGSKSDSEPSDSEGDTSD